Proteins encoded in a region of the Clostridium beijerinckii genome:
- a CDS encoding permease has translation MKANVEIVLGFLGSGKTSFINSMLKRKELQDEAIVVIQDEFGDCQIQDDLNNKNSIVVINVDKNKEIDENYITEIVSKHAPNRIFMEINGIKDSTKIINIFNTKKIKSICRIDNIINTIDATSFNMYFRNMKSIISTHIFNSETIILNNVDELDKKGLLSIQKEIENINETADILRHVYIIDDEISNRKEYVKTKRYCFSFFNTFLYSCFVLFLLIFLITMSTLNIKISSAHLDRFKKFYDVFISILIQGFPFILIGSFVSSIIQICISRDTFIKLFSKNSFLSCVIAAFSGLLFPICDCGTIPVVKGLMKKNVPIAAGITFMLAAPIVNPIAIIATLYAFPGMVSVVIYRLAAGILISVLVGLIMQFTTKNDEEILKNNSDIDACDCGFCDGKQDYSKNKLQKVNAIFVHAGDEFFNIGKYMIIGTFLSSIFQSMAFIGSNTYISNDSRVSLLVMILLSFLLSVCSTSDAFVAKGFLRSFPISSILGFLVVGPMLDVKNTLMLFGSFKKKFVLKLIFTIILVSFSILINCKLT, from the coding sequence ATGAAAGCAAATGTAGAAATAGTTCTTGGATTTCTTGGCTCTGGAAAAACGAGTTTTATAAATTCTATGCTAAAAAGAAAAGAATTACAAGATGAAGCTATCGTTGTTATCCAAGATGAATTTGGAGACTGTCAAATACAGGATGACTTGAATAATAAAAATTCAATTGTAGTAATTAATGTTGATAAGAATAAAGAAATTGATGAAAATTATATAACCGAAATCGTAAGTAAACATGCTCCAAATAGAATTTTTATGGAAATTAATGGTATAAAGGATTCTACTAAAATAATTAATATATTTAATACAAAAAAGATAAAGAGTATATGTAGAATTGATAACATAATAAATACTATTGATGCAACAAGCTTTAATATGTATTTCAGAAATATGAAAAGTATTATTAGCACTCATATTTTTAATAGTGAAACTATAATTTTGAACAATGTTGACGAGTTAGATAAAAAGGGACTTTTAAGCATACAAAAAGAAATTGAAAATATTAATGAAACTGCTGATATACTAAGGCATGTATACATAATAGATGATGAAATATCAAATAGAAAAGAGTATGTGAAAACTAAAAGGTATTGTTTTTCATTCTTTAATACTTTTTTATATTCATGTTTTGTGCTATTTTTACTCATTTTTTTGATTACCATGTCCACATTAAATATTAAGATATCCAGTGCGCATTTAGATAGATTTAAAAAATTTTATGATGTATTTATAAGTATATTAATTCAAGGTTTTCCCTTCATTCTTATTGGGAGCTTTGTATCTTCAATAATTCAAATTTGTATATCAAGAGATACATTTATTAAACTATTTTCAAAAAATAGTTTTTTATCTTGTGTAATTGCAGCTTTTTCAGGTTTATTATTTCCAATATGTGATTGTGGGACAATCCCTGTGGTTAAAGGACTTATGAAAAAGAATGTTCCTATAGCAGCAGGAATTACTTTTATGCTTGCAGCGCCAATTGTAAATCCAATAGCAATTATTGCAACTCTCTATGCTTTTCCAGGTATGGTATCTGTCGTAATTTACAGGTTAGCTGCTGGAATATTAATCTCTGTTTTAGTAGGTTTAATTATGCAGTTTACTACTAAGAATGATGAAGAAATTTTAAAAAATAATTCTGATATAGATGCATGTGATTGCGGTTTTTGTGATGGTAAACAGGATTATTCAAAAAATAAGCTACAAAAAGTCAATGCAATATTCGTTCATGCAGGAGATGAATTTTTTAATATAGGTAAATATATGATTATTGGAACTTTTTTATCTAGTATTTTTCAAAGTATGGCATTTATAGGTAGCAATACTTACATTTCTAATGATAGTAGAGTTTCTCTTCTGGTAATGATTTTATTATCTTTTTTACTTTCAGTTTGTTCAACTTCAGATGCATTTGTTGCCAAAGGTTTTTTAAGATCCTTTCCAATAAGCTCTATACTTGGATTTTTAGTAGTTGGACCCATGTTAGATGTAAAAAATACACTGATGCTTTTTGGAAGCTTTAAAAAGAAATTTGTATTAAAATTAATATTTACTATTATTTTAGTATCATTTAGCATTTTGATTAACTGCAAATTAACTTGA
- a CDS encoding TIGR03943 family putative permease subunit — MKRISSDIIIKILILLCFGIFYFKIIRNNGIIMYVHPRIIPFAILGMLAMFAIAVFLITDSRRTKKKSIKLRNYVVFIIPLVMVFFMQSTGANSSIKNDDIGANFSGSLSTNLTYDNSKPNPSDQKINNVEQGKYDDDLHIKDNVIEVDINNFLHSFDELTENANNYDGQEIEITGFVYKDTTLNDNEFIVGRFVMACCAADLQVVGIKCDSNNQEIYSKDTWVKIRGKLKTETVKYAVNPVIVVEHIEKDPNPKTEYLYPF, encoded by the coding sequence ATGAAAAGAATTAGCTCAGATATAATTATTAAAATACTGATATTGCTATGCTTTGGAATATTTTATTTTAAGATAATTAGGAATAATGGAATAATAATGTATGTACATCCAAGAATTATTCCTTTTGCTATTTTGGGAATGCTAGCAATGTTTGCAATTGCGGTATTTCTAATTACAGACAGTCGTCGCACCAAAAAGAAGAGTATCAAGTTAAGGAATTATGTAGTCTTCATCATTCCCTTAGTTATGGTATTTTTCATGCAAAGTACTGGTGCTAATTCTTCAATAAAAAATGATGATATAGGTGCAAATTTTAGCGGATCATTAAGCACCAATTTAACTTATGACAATTCTAAGCCTAATCCCTCAGACCAAAAGATCAACAATGTTGAACAGGGTAAATATGATGATGATTTACATATTAAAGATAATGTTATAGAAGTAGATATCAACAATTTTCTGCACTCCTTTGATGAACTCACAGAGAACGCAAATAACTATGATGGACAAGAAATAGAAATAACAGGATTTGTTTATAAAGACACAACCCTTAACGATAATGAATTCATAGTGGGTAGATTTGTAATGGCGTGCTGTGCCGCTGATTTACAAGTTGTAGGAATTAAATGTGATAGTAATAATCAAGAAATCTACAGTAAGGATACATGGGTAAAAATAAGGGGCAAACTTAAAACTGAAACAGTTAAGTATGCAGTGAACCCAGTTATAGTAGTCGAACATATAGAAAAAGATCCTAATCCAAAAACTGAATACTTATATCCATTTTAA
- a CDS encoding polysaccharide deacetylase family protein → MKYNNRNNPNKNIKVAKITILVIIISILVITLGNIVMQKFSNNTKTVQALDDNQNAKSESSDNQSKSETDSDALKSESNSEVENSAFVEKYLNQQMKGQRPDGADGKKVVYLTFDDGPSETVTPQILDILKKEDVHATFFLIGKYIDKDQASKDLVKREFDEGNAIGNHTYSHDYNYLYPNGKINLENCMSDFEKTNQSLKNILGQDFVARAVRFPGGQMTWDKKDPSGAEAMDKALHDKDYHQIDWNSLSGDAEGAPKKAEQLKQEVIKTVANREKAIILMHDTYGKEETGKALPEVIEYLKGQGYEFKIIK, encoded by the coding sequence ATGAAGTATAACAATAGAAATAACCCAAATAAAAACATTAAAGTAGCAAAGATCACTATTCTAGTTATTATTATTTCCATATTGGTTATAACATTAGGAAATATAGTAATGCAAAAATTTTCAAATAATACAAAAACTGTACAAGCGCTTGATGATAACCAGAATGCAAAATCTGAATCAAGTGATAATCAGAGTAAAAGCGAAACAGATAGTGACGCACTTAAATCAGAAAGTAATTCGGAAGTAGAAAACTCAGCATTTGTAGAAAAATATTTAAATCAACAAATGAAAGGGCAAAGGCCTGATGGAGCTGATGGTAAGAAAGTTGTTTATTTGACTTTTGATGATGGACCATCAGAAACAGTTACTCCACAGATATTAGATATTCTTAAGAAAGAAGATGTACATGCAACCTTCTTCCTTATAGGAAAATATATAGATAAAGATCAGGCAAGCAAAGATTTAGTAAAAAGGGAATTTGATGAAGGTAATGCAATAGGTAATCATACTTATTCGCATGATTACAACTACTTATATCCAAATGGAAAAATAAATTTAGAGAATTGTATGTCCGATTTTGAGAAAACAAATCAATCTTTGAAAAATATTTTAGGACAAGATTTTGTGGCAAGAGCTGTTAGATTCCCAGGGGGACAAATGACTTGGGATAAGAAAGATCCGTCAGGAGCAGAAGCTATGGACAAAGCATTGCATGACAAGGACTATCATCAAATTGATTGGAATTCGTTATCTGGAGATGCAGAAGGTGCTCCTAAAAAAGCAGAACAGTTAAAACAAGAAGTTATAAAAACTGTGGCAAACAGGGAAAAAGCAATAATATTAATGCATGATACGTACGGAAAAGAAGAAACAGGAAAAGCCTTGCCAGAAGTTATAGAATATTTAAAGGGACAAGGATATGAATTTAAAATTATAAAATAA
- a CDS encoding GH25 family lysozyme translates to MNIKKRLTILSVLIVLILIPGLNVQAATSDTNITSNIGWKNENGVWYYYKSDNTKAIGWIKPDNNWYYLNEDDGKMKTGWVKDKGNWYFLTDSGAMATGIRDDGSNLYYFKDSGVMATNSGWSKINDKWYYFDKGGKIHIGWIKNNNKWYYLKNDGSMVTGINKIDGTTYKFTDSGDMETGWITINNNWYYFNNDGSMATGWAYLNGAWYYLDKDTGKMLTNTTKDGYKIGSDGKRYEDSSQNTSGPSGSGSASNQSSTGSSSSGSTPGQSSSGSSSSGNTLSKYYGIDISNYDGYIDFNSVKSSGVQLVYIKATEGTTFIDPYLQANYNGASSAGLKVGFYHFLVGTSAPETQADNFYNSIKDKRNDLKPMLDIEATGFDIMDYALRFIAEFKKVSNMDIGIYTYSSFISNLDGRLSNYPLWEANYNNTPFQNLPTNKIWFSRVGHQYSETGFVNGINHDVDLDEFTQGVFK, encoded by the coding sequence TTGAATATTAAAAAGAGACTAACAATATTATCTGTATTAATTGTACTAATTTTAATTCCAGGATTAAATGTACAAGCTGCAACTAGTGATACTAATATAACCTCCAATATTGGTTGGAAGAATGAGAATGGAGTTTGGTATTATTATAAGTCGGATAATACAAAAGCGATTGGATGGATTAAACCAGATAATAATTGGTACTATTTAAATGAAGATGACGGTAAAATGAAAACTGGGTGGGTAAAAGATAAAGGTAATTGGTATTTCTTAACTGATTCAGGTGCTATGGCAACTGGAATCCGAGATGATGGCTCAAATTTGTACTATTTCAAAGATTCAGGAGTAATGGCAACCAATAGTGGATGGAGTAAAATAAATGATAAATGGTATTACTTCGATAAAGGGGGAAAAATTCATATTGGATGGATCAAGAATAATAATAAATGGTACTATTTAAAGAATGATGGAAGTATGGTAACTGGTATTAATAAGATAGACGGTACAACATACAAATTTACTGATAGCGGAGATATGGAAACTGGATGGATTACTATAAACAATAACTGGTATTACTTTAATAATGATGGAAGCATGGCAACAGGATGGGCTTATCTTAATGGAGCGTGGTATTACTTAGACAAAGACACAGGAAAAATGCTTACTAACACTACTAAAGATGGATATAAGATTGGATCTGATGGTAAGAGGTATGAAGATTCAAGCCAAAATACTTCTGGACCAAGTGGCAGCGGAAGTGCGTCAAATCAAAGTTCTACTGGATCAAGTAGTAGTGGAAGCACTCCAGGGCAAAGTTCTTCCGGTTCAAGCAGTAGTGGGAACACTTTAAGCAAATATTATGGTATAGATATTAGTAATTATGATGGGTACATAGATTTTAATTCAGTAAAATCAAGTGGAGTTCAATTAGTGTATATAAAAGCAACTGAAGGAACAACTTTTATAGATCCGTATTTACAGGCTAATTATAATGGGGCTTCATCAGCTGGATTAAAGGTTGGTTTCTATCACTTCTTAGTTGGGACAAGTGCTCCGGAAACTCAAGCTGATAATTTTTATAATAGCATAAAGGATAAAAGAAACGATTTGAAGCCAATGTTAGATATAGAAGCTACAGGATTTGACATTATGGATTATGCTTTAAGATTTATAGCCGAATTCAAGAAAGTAAGTAATATGGATATAGGTATATACACATATAGCAGCTTCATTAGCAATCTAGACGGCAGATTATCTAACTATCCTTTATGGGAAGCAAATTATAATAACACTCCATTTCAAAATCTGCCAACAAATAAAATATGGTTTTCAAGAGTTGGACATCAATACAGTGAGACAGGATTTGTTAATGGAATAAACCATGATGTTGATTTAGATGAATTTACACAAGGAGTTTTCAAATAA
- a CDS encoding transglycosylase SLT domain-containing protein: protein MNIKKVLTVLSALIALSFIPTLNVQADVTDTNITSSIGWKNENGSWYYYKSDNTKAIGWIKPDNNWYHLDEDSGKMTTGWLEDKGNWYYMDDNGAMVKGWKKLDGDWYLLTDSGARATGIQQDNSNLYYFKDSGVMATNIGWTKINDKWYYFDKDGKIHTGWIENNDKWYYSNDDGSMVTGTDKIGNITYVFSDTGEMETGWVNVNNNWYYFNTDGSVATGWINLDGAWYYLNDNGSMATGWVTSNGSDYYYLDPTSGKMLTDTTIDGYKIGSDGKRYKTFNQIPLSTSSKGSGDTMKKIYNSVNDSANKYGLDSKLILAIIKAESDFDPKATSSSGATGLMQIMPQNYSYLGMTDGYDIEQNIDGGSKLLKEYLNQFNGDVKIAIAAYNAGPQNVKKDGVLSDDDLCKMSQGVQDYVERVMQYYKDESIAIDGKNLIET, encoded by the coding sequence TTGAATATTAAAAAAGTACTTACAGTTTTATCAGCATTAATTGCACTAAGCTTCATTCCAACATTAAATGTACAAGCAGATGTTACTGATACAAATATAACATCAAGCATTGGTTGGAAAAACGAAAATGGATCTTGGTATTATTATAAGTCTGACAACACAAAAGCAATTGGATGGATTAAACCGGATAATAATTGGTATCATTTAGATGAAGATAGTGGTAAAATGACAACTGGATGGTTAGAGGATAAAGGAAACTGGTACTATATGGATGATAATGGGGCTATGGTAAAAGGATGGAAAAAGTTAGATGGCGATTGGTATCTTTTGACTGATTCGGGTGCTAGGGCAACTGGAATTCAGCAGGATAATTCTAATTTGTATTATTTCAAAGATTCAGGGGTTATGGCTACAAATATTGGATGGACTAAGATAAATGATAAATGGTACTATTTTGATAAAGATGGGAAGATACATACTGGATGGATTGAGAATAATGATAAGTGGTATTACTCAAACGATGATGGAAGTATGGTAACTGGTACTGATAAAATAGGAAATATAACATATGTGTTTAGCGATACTGGTGAGATGGAAACTGGATGGGTTAATGTGAACAATAACTGGTATTATTTCAATACTGATGGAAGTGTTGCGACAGGGTGGATAAATCTTGATGGAGCATGGTATTACCTAAATGATAATGGATCAATGGCGACAGGATGGGTTACATCAAATGGAAGCGATTATTACTATTTAGATCCTACTTCAGGAAAAATGCTAACGGATACTACCATAGATGGATATAAGATTGGGTCGGATGGAAAAAGGTATAAGACGTTTAATCAAATTCCTTTAAGCACTAGCTCGAAGGGGTCAGGTGATACTATGAAAAAAATATATAACTCAGTAAATGATTCGGCAAATAAATATGGACTAGATTCAAAATTGATACTAGCTATAATTAAAGCAGAGTCAGATTTTGATCCAAAAGCAACGTCAAGCTCAGGCGCAACTGGATTGATGCAGATTATGCCTCAGAATTATTCATATCTTGGAATGACTGACGGATATGATATAGAGCAAAATATCGATGGAGGGTCAAAATTACTAAAAGAATATCTAAACCAATTTAATGGTGATGTAAAAATAGCAATAGCAGCTTATAATGCTGGACCACAAAATGTAAAAAAAGATGGAGTTTTATCAGATGATGATTTATGTAAGATGTCGCAAGGGGTTCAGGATTATGTTGAGAGAGTAATGCAATATTACAAGGATGAAAGCATTGCTATAGATGGAAAAAATCTTATAGAAACATAA